A genomic region of Colletes latitarsis isolate SP2378_abdomen chromosome 7, iyColLati1, whole genome shotgun sequence contains the following coding sequences:
- the LOC143344019 gene encoding acidic phospholipase A2 PA4 isoform X1, which produces MHVAARARVFHRMLAVFLLLIPTLWGDGGQASVFVADTTMSKMVEIKPEPPYCALYSDRGVIQSLVLGADPKKVRQMPDNLVADLEETCRASRAKGKNQPQGGGLMYPGTKWCGPGTVAESYDDLGRHRLEDACCREHDHCPITISPQECIHGVCNRSPYTRSHCDCDAKFRRCLQNLNSEVANTLGALFFNVIQVTCFKERRPCSQWQRNGYEEEVSNRLCSQYKFRPSEKYVPLMPLNINQLLRKRKKSGPDTL; this is translated from the exons ATGCACGTTGCTGCACGTGCACGAGTTTTCCACAGG ATGCTCGCGGTATTCTTGTTACTAATACCGACGCTTTGGGGCGATGGAGGCCAGGCCAGCGTCTTTGTAGCCGACACCACCATGTCCAAAATGGTGGAAATAAAACCAGAGCCGCCTTATTGCGCTCTGTACAGCGATCGCGGCGTCATACAAAGCCTGGTCCTCGGCGCCGATCCGAAGAAAGTCCGGCAAATGCCTGATAATCTCGTCGCAGACCTCGAGGAAACGTGCAGAGCCTCTCGTGCTAAGGGAAAG AACCAGCCTCAAGGCGGTGGCCTGATGTACCCCGGTACAAAATGGTGCGGACCCGGTACAGTGGCGGAGTCGTACGACGACCTCGGTCGCCACCGTTTAGAGGACGCCTGTTGCAGGGAGCACGATCATTGTCCGATCACTATATCGCCTCAGGAGTGCATACACGGCGTGTGCAACAGATCGCCGTACACGCGATCCCATTGCGACTGCGACGCAAAGTTCCGTAGATGCTTGCAGAATCTTAATTCGGAAGTCGCCAACACGCTCGGTGCCCTCTTCTTCAACGTCATCCAAGTGACTTGCTTCAAGGAGAGACGCCCGTGCTCCCAGTGGCAAAG GAACGGTTACGAGGAAGAGGTGTCCAACCGGTTGTGCTCCCAGTACAAATTCCGTCCTAGCGAGAAGTACGTTCCACTGATGCCGTTGAACATCAACCAGCTATTGCGAAAACGCAAGAAGAGCGGACCTGACACCCTTTGA
- the LOC143344019 gene encoding acidic phospholipase A2 PA4 isoform X2, translating into MLAVFLLLIPTLWGDGGQASVFVADTTMSKMVEIKPEPPYCALYSDRGVIQSLVLGADPKKVRQMPDNLVADLEETCRASRAKGKNQPQGGGLMYPGTKWCGPGTVAESYDDLGRHRLEDACCREHDHCPITISPQECIHGVCNRSPYTRSHCDCDAKFRRCLQNLNSEVANTLGALFFNVIQVTCFKERRPCSQWQRNGYEEEVSNRLCSQYKFRPSEKYVPLMPLNINQLLRKRKKSGPDTL; encoded by the exons ATGCTCGCGGTATTCTTGTTACTAATACCGACGCTTTGGGGCGATGGAGGCCAGGCCAGCGTCTTTGTAGCCGACACCACCATGTCCAAAATGGTGGAAATAAAACCAGAGCCGCCTTATTGCGCTCTGTACAGCGATCGCGGCGTCATACAAAGCCTGGTCCTCGGCGCCGATCCGAAGAAAGTCCGGCAAATGCCTGATAATCTCGTCGCAGACCTCGAGGAAACGTGCAGAGCCTCTCGTGCTAAGGGAAAG AACCAGCCTCAAGGCGGTGGCCTGATGTACCCCGGTACAAAATGGTGCGGACCCGGTACAGTGGCGGAGTCGTACGACGACCTCGGTCGCCACCGTTTAGAGGACGCCTGTTGCAGGGAGCACGATCATTGTCCGATCACTATATCGCCTCAGGAGTGCATACACGGCGTGTGCAACAGATCGCCGTACACGCGATCCCATTGCGACTGCGACGCAAAGTTCCGTAGATGCTTGCAGAATCTTAATTCGGAAGTCGCCAACACGCTCGGTGCCCTCTTCTTCAACGTCATCCAAGTGACTTGCTTCAAGGAGAGACGCCCGTGCTCCCAGTGGCAAAG GAACGGTTACGAGGAAGAGGTGTCCAACCGGTTGTGCTCCCAGTACAAATTCCGTCCTAGCGAGAAGTACGTTCCACTGATGCCGTTGAACATCAACCAGCTATTGCGAAAACGCAAGAAGAGCGGACCTGACACCCTTTGA
- the Limk1 gene encoding LIM domain kinase 1 isoform X1, producing the protein MDEVSSKEQRSGESGGTITCAGCLNVIDEDEFIQALNQEWHLDCFRCSACDIGLSSWYFEKDGLLFCKDDYWAAYGEACQGCGQIITGPVMLAGDHKFHPECFACNSCGAFIGEGESYALVERSKLYCGCCYKRQMQPINRTANYPFARKPHSIRLVEIPPNTSDSEKQRGIKLTLDSTPSPRNCGALLRISELMRNVRGKISKLLASVMEVLFRLCCHFSNHRLNMSSDLISLHIGDRILEVNGTPVKDQPIENIENLIQYSDTVLQLTIEHDPDAVSRRPTYSSPSATMLTSIGSPRTSPENKERLFKRRDEGYISGTRSRQLRRTRDPMHKERSSSMSRLLDGSSPTNPTCDLSRTRSFRVEPKNQRIFRASDLVKGELLGTGFFGQVFKVTHRDTNEVMVLKELYRVDEEAQKNFLKEVAVLRSLHHNNVLRFIGVLYKDKKLHLVTEYISGGTLRALLHDTNETLPWEQRTSFAKDIAAGMAYLHSMNIIHRDLNSHNCLVREDKTVVVADFGLARIIQNGNSPDNRKYSKHSDGETKTSKKERKKRYTVVGNPYWMAPEMMKGNKYDEKVDIFSFGIVVCEIIGRVQADPDYLPRSSDFGLNQNVFKEKFCANCPEMFYRVAFLCCDLNPDKRPPFELMQVWLEGLALHLSVGVELPLDLEFDIRNYTGPSTSTSESTTPDTLVPQLKPIKEGQVHQEKKRCSGCQDSTLEREDPVQNNNTLQVPDVIGSRGRYTRQNSKTNESPGNAGRYSRQNSRSKEVTIEKPDIVISPEGTYTGCFARQTVKSNESSPRLTNDKQESCVRQNDQTECNLKRIPIEKIRYVGSASPCSLSDASEYINDNKCSYKVNNSLNSKSTEKSNDHSIGHSRTKLENKFKMSDANSVGSYLRQIGKSMNAAEKENKIDGQNDGETKKGSGDASKTSTGSYLRRTKISPTKEMPKNAFSAQKNSQSEAGTSLQSKVTVSSGEIDEDDRTNDRVSRQDSNVSDIGSILSRQGSLTVLDCIAKHKDKLYKDYSPYNTLRNEDLHRDNSCRKNTGLCYADSLYSNSSLSKNDDLLIYNTQNDTRVDNKKDCTASIQDCTKLESNDSQKPAIDTKSMYDNKLPNSLTEYSECYKNDLCRQDSFGSDSAVGTMKSDFFADLDFVQLRDGRHTPDLCHTPERCCTPNRATSPIESTAL; encoded by the exons ATGGATGAAGTTTCGTCAAAGG AGCAAAGAAGTGGGGAAAGTGGAGGGACAATAACGTGTGCAGGTTGCCTCAATGTCATCGACGAGGATGAGTTTATACAGGCACTAAACCAAGAATGGCATCTAGATTGTTTTCG GTGTTCAGCGTGCGATATCGGTCTCTCCTCGTGGTATTTTGAGAAAGATGGCTTACTATTTTGTAAGGATGATTACTGGGCTGCTTACGGGGAAGCCTGCCAAGGTTGCGGCCAAATCATCACGGGCCCTGTTATGCTGGCAGGCGATCACAAATTTCACCCAGAATGTTTTGCCTGCAACTCTTGCGGAGCGTTTATCGGCGAAGGAGAAAGTTATGCTCTAGTCGAGAGGTCTAAACTCTATTGCGGATGTTGTTACAAAAGGCAGATGCAGCCGATCAACAGGACAGCAAATTATCCGTTCGCCCGAAAGCCGCACAGCATCAGATTGGTGGAAATACCTCCGAACACTTCCGATTCCGAGAAACAGCGGGGAATCAAACTGACATTAGACTCGACTCCTAGTCCTCGAAATTGTGGTGCTTTGCTCCGTATATCCGA GTTAATGAGAAATGTTCGTGGAAAGATCAGTAAGCTGCTGGCCTCTGTGATGGAGGTTCTGTTTAGGCTATGCTGCCACTTCTCTAATCATAG ACTGAACATGTCCAGTGATCTTATATCTTTACACATTGGCGACCGAATACTTGAAGTGAACGGCACACCAGTCAAGGATCAGCCtatagaaaatattgaaaatcttatacAATATTCGGATACAGTTCTGCAG CTGACCATCGAGCATGATCCGGACGCAGTATCGCGACGACCAACGTATTCCTCGCCATCTGCGACGATGTTGACGTCGATTGGGAGCCCGAGAACGAGCCCAGAAAACAAGGAACGACTGTTTAAACGTCGGGATGAAGGGTATATTAGCGGAACGCGAAGCCGACAATTGCGAAGAACGAGGGATCCTATGCACAAGGAGCGTAGCAGTTCCATGTCGCGACTGCTCGACGG ATCCTCCCCGACGAATCCTACGTGCGACCTGAGCAGAACTAGATCGTTTCGAGTAGAGCCAAAGAATCAAAGGATATTCCGTGCCAGTGACCTAGTGAAAGGTGAACTCTTGGGTACAGGATTCTTCGGGCAAGTGTTCAAAGTCACGCACAGGGATACTAACGAAGTTATGGTGCTGAAAGAATTGTACAGAGTGGACGAAGAAGCTCAGAAAAACTTTTTGAAGGAG GTTGCCGTGTTACGTTCGTTACATCATAACAATGTTCTCCGATTCATCGGCGTTCTCTATAAGGACAAAAAGCTCCATTTGGTCACAGAATACATATCAGGCGGAACGCTGAGAGCTCTGCTACACGATACGAACGAAACGTTACCATGGGAACAGCGAACGTCGTTCGCGAAGGATATTGCCGCTGGTATGGCTTATCTACATTCCATGAATATCATTCACCGCGACTTAAATTCGCACAACTGTCTCGTAAGGGAGGACAAAACTGTGGTCGTGGCCGATTTCGGTTTAGCCAGGATAATACAGAATGGCAATTCGCCGGACAATCGTAAATACAGCAAACATTCCGACGGGGAGACCAAAACGTCGAAAAAGGAACGGAAGAAGCGGTACACCGTCGTCGGGAATCCGTATTGGATGGCCCCCGAAATGATGAAGGGTAACAAATACGACGAAAAAGTGGATATATTCAGCTTCGGTATCGTCGTTTGCGAGATCATAGGTCGCGTTCAAGCCGATCCGGATTACCTGCCCAGGTCGTCGGACTTTGGTCTGAACCAGAATGTCTTCAAAGAGAAATTTTGTGCCAATTGCCCGGAAATGTTCTACAGAGTCGCTTTCCTCTGTTGCGACCTTAACCCCGACAAAAGACCGCCCTTCGAACTGATGCAGGTTTGGCTGGAGGGATTGGCGTTGCATTTATCCGTAGGCGTCGAACTGCCGCTGGATTTAGAGTTCGATATCAGAAACTATACCGGTCCCAGTACGAGTACCAGCGAATCCACGACCCCGGATACTCTCGTGCCCCAACTAAAGCCTATCAAAGAGGGCCAGGTGCATCAAGAAAAGAAGAGATGCAGCGGTTGCCAGGACAGCACGTTGGAACGCGAAGATCCCGTACAGAACAACAACACGCTTCAGGTGCCCGACGTGATCGGTTCTCGGGGAAGGTATACGAGACAGAACAGCAAAACGAACGAATCGCCTGGAAACGCGGGCCGATACTCGAGACAGAACTCGAGGTCCAAAGAAGTTACGATCGAAAAACCGGATATCGTTATTTCGCCGGAAGGAACGTACACCGGGTGTTTTGCGAGGCAAACTGTGAAATCGAATGAATCATCGCCGCGCCTTACGAACGACAAACAGGAATCTTGCGTCAGGCAAAACGATCAAACGGAATGTAACCTGAAACGAATACCCATCGAAAAAATCAGATACGTGGGCAGTGCGAGTCCGTGCTCTTTATCGGACGCCTCGGAATATATTAACGATAACAAGTGCTCGTACAAGGTTAATAATAGTTTGAATTCCAAGTCGACGGAGAAGTCCAACGATCACTCGATCGGTCACTCGAGGACCAAGTTGGAGAACAAGTTCAAAATGTCGGACGCGAACTCTGTTGGCTCGTATTTAAGGCAAATCGGTAAATCCATGAACGCCGCCGAAAAGGAGAACAAGATCGACGGTCAGAACGACGGCGAAACGAAGAAGGGGAGCGGCGACGCCTCGAAGACTTCGACGGGTTCTTACTTGAGAAGGACAAAGATTTCTCCCACAAAAGAGATGCCAAAGAATGCATTTTCTGCGCAGAAAAACAGTCAATCCGAAGCTGGTACTTCGTTGCAATCAAAAGTAACTGTAAGTTCAGGAGAAATCGACGAAGATGATCGTACGAACGACAGGGTATCGAGACAGGATAGCAACGTCTCGGACATTGGTAGTATTTTATCCAGGCAGGGGAGTCTCACAGTATTAGACTGCATAGCGAAACACAAGGACAAACTGTACAAAGACTATTCGCCTTACAACACGTTGAGGAACGAGGATCTCCACAGGGACAATAGTTGTCGAAAAAATACTGGACTCTGTTACGCGGATAGCCTCTATTCGAACTCGAGCCTCTCCAAAAACGACGATCTCCTCATTTACAATACGCAAAATGACACTCGCGTCGATAACAAAAAAGACTGCACCGCGTCCATCCAAGATTGCACGAAACTGGAGTCGAATGATTCCCAGAAGCCTGCAATCGACACGAAATCAATGTACGATAACAAGTTGCCTAACTCGTTGACCGAATACAGTGAATGTTACAAAAACGATTTATGCAGGCAGGACAGCTTTGGTTCTGATAGCGCAGTGGGTACCATGAAGAGTGACTTTTTCGCGGATTTGGACTTCGTTCAATTAAGAGACGGTAGGCATACGCCGGACCTGTGCCATACTCCTGAACGGTGTTGCACACCTAACCGTGCAACCTCGCCGATCGAGAGCACAGCTTTGTGA
- the Limk1 gene encoding LIM domain kinase 1 isoform X2: MDEVSSKEQRSGESGGTITCAGCLNVIDEDEFIQALNQEWHLDCFRCSACDIGLSSWYFEKDGLLFCKDDYWAAYGEACQGCGQIITGPVMLAGDHKFHPECFACNSCGAFIGEGESYALVERSKLYCGCCYKRQMQPINRTANYPFARKPHSIRLVEIPPNTSDSEKQRGIKLTLDSTPSPRNCGALLRISELNMSSDLISLHIGDRILEVNGTPVKDQPIENIENLIQYSDTVLQLTIEHDPDAVSRRPTYSSPSATMLTSIGSPRTSPENKERLFKRRDEGYISGTRSRQLRRTRDPMHKERSSSMSRLLDGSSPTNPTCDLSRTRSFRVEPKNQRIFRASDLVKGELLGTGFFGQVFKVTHRDTNEVMVLKELYRVDEEAQKNFLKEVAVLRSLHHNNVLRFIGVLYKDKKLHLVTEYISGGTLRALLHDTNETLPWEQRTSFAKDIAAGMAYLHSMNIIHRDLNSHNCLVREDKTVVVADFGLARIIQNGNSPDNRKYSKHSDGETKTSKKERKKRYTVVGNPYWMAPEMMKGNKYDEKVDIFSFGIVVCEIIGRVQADPDYLPRSSDFGLNQNVFKEKFCANCPEMFYRVAFLCCDLNPDKRPPFELMQVWLEGLALHLSVGVELPLDLEFDIRNYTGPSTSTSESTTPDTLVPQLKPIKEGQVHQEKKRCSGCQDSTLEREDPVQNNNTLQVPDVIGSRGRYTRQNSKTNESPGNAGRYSRQNSRSKEVTIEKPDIVISPEGTYTGCFARQTVKSNESSPRLTNDKQESCVRQNDQTECNLKRIPIEKIRYVGSASPCSLSDASEYINDNKCSYKVNNSLNSKSTEKSNDHSIGHSRTKLENKFKMSDANSVGSYLRQIGKSMNAAEKENKIDGQNDGETKKGSGDASKTSTGSYLRRTKISPTKEMPKNAFSAQKNSQSEAGTSLQSKVTVSSGEIDEDDRTNDRVSRQDSNVSDIGSILSRQGSLTVLDCIAKHKDKLYKDYSPYNTLRNEDLHRDNSCRKNTGLCYADSLYSNSSLSKNDDLLIYNTQNDTRVDNKKDCTASIQDCTKLESNDSQKPAIDTKSMYDNKLPNSLTEYSECYKNDLCRQDSFGSDSAVGTMKSDFFADLDFVQLRDGRHTPDLCHTPERCCTPNRATSPIESTAL, translated from the exons ATGGATGAAGTTTCGTCAAAGG AGCAAAGAAGTGGGGAAAGTGGAGGGACAATAACGTGTGCAGGTTGCCTCAATGTCATCGACGAGGATGAGTTTATACAGGCACTAAACCAAGAATGGCATCTAGATTGTTTTCG GTGTTCAGCGTGCGATATCGGTCTCTCCTCGTGGTATTTTGAGAAAGATGGCTTACTATTTTGTAAGGATGATTACTGGGCTGCTTACGGGGAAGCCTGCCAAGGTTGCGGCCAAATCATCACGGGCCCTGTTATGCTGGCAGGCGATCACAAATTTCACCCAGAATGTTTTGCCTGCAACTCTTGCGGAGCGTTTATCGGCGAAGGAGAAAGTTATGCTCTAGTCGAGAGGTCTAAACTCTATTGCGGATGTTGTTACAAAAGGCAGATGCAGCCGATCAACAGGACAGCAAATTATCCGTTCGCCCGAAAGCCGCACAGCATCAGATTGGTGGAAATACCTCCGAACACTTCCGATTCCGAGAAACAGCGGGGAATCAAACTGACATTAGACTCGACTCCTAGTCCTCGAAATTGTGGTGCTTTGCTCCGTATATCCGA ACTGAACATGTCCAGTGATCTTATATCTTTACACATTGGCGACCGAATACTTGAAGTGAACGGCACACCAGTCAAGGATCAGCCtatagaaaatattgaaaatcttatacAATATTCGGATACAGTTCTGCAG CTGACCATCGAGCATGATCCGGACGCAGTATCGCGACGACCAACGTATTCCTCGCCATCTGCGACGATGTTGACGTCGATTGGGAGCCCGAGAACGAGCCCAGAAAACAAGGAACGACTGTTTAAACGTCGGGATGAAGGGTATATTAGCGGAACGCGAAGCCGACAATTGCGAAGAACGAGGGATCCTATGCACAAGGAGCGTAGCAGTTCCATGTCGCGACTGCTCGACGG ATCCTCCCCGACGAATCCTACGTGCGACCTGAGCAGAACTAGATCGTTTCGAGTAGAGCCAAAGAATCAAAGGATATTCCGTGCCAGTGACCTAGTGAAAGGTGAACTCTTGGGTACAGGATTCTTCGGGCAAGTGTTCAAAGTCACGCACAGGGATACTAACGAAGTTATGGTGCTGAAAGAATTGTACAGAGTGGACGAAGAAGCTCAGAAAAACTTTTTGAAGGAG GTTGCCGTGTTACGTTCGTTACATCATAACAATGTTCTCCGATTCATCGGCGTTCTCTATAAGGACAAAAAGCTCCATTTGGTCACAGAATACATATCAGGCGGAACGCTGAGAGCTCTGCTACACGATACGAACGAAACGTTACCATGGGAACAGCGAACGTCGTTCGCGAAGGATATTGCCGCTGGTATGGCTTATCTACATTCCATGAATATCATTCACCGCGACTTAAATTCGCACAACTGTCTCGTAAGGGAGGACAAAACTGTGGTCGTGGCCGATTTCGGTTTAGCCAGGATAATACAGAATGGCAATTCGCCGGACAATCGTAAATACAGCAAACATTCCGACGGGGAGACCAAAACGTCGAAAAAGGAACGGAAGAAGCGGTACACCGTCGTCGGGAATCCGTATTGGATGGCCCCCGAAATGATGAAGGGTAACAAATACGACGAAAAAGTGGATATATTCAGCTTCGGTATCGTCGTTTGCGAGATCATAGGTCGCGTTCAAGCCGATCCGGATTACCTGCCCAGGTCGTCGGACTTTGGTCTGAACCAGAATGTCTTCAAAGAGAAATTTTGTGCCAATTGCCCGGAAATGTTCTACAGAGTCGCTTTCCTCTGTTGCGACCTTAACCCCGACAAAAGACCGCCCTTCGAACTGATGCAGGTTTGGCTGGAGGGATTGGCGTTGCATTTATCCGTAGGCGTCGAACTGCCGCTGGATTTAGAGTTCGATATCAGAAACTATACCGGTCCCAGTACGAGTACCAGCGAATCCACGACCCCGGATACTCTCGTGCCCCAACTAAAGCCTATCAAAGAGGGCCAGGTGCATCAAGAAAAGAAGAGATGCAGCGGTTGCCAGGACAGCACGTTGGAACGCGAAGATCCCGTACAGAACAACAACACGCTTCAGGTGCCCGACGTGATCGGTTCTCGGGGAAGGTATACGAGACAGAACAGCAAAACGAACGAATCGCCTGGAAACGCGGGCCGATACTCGAGACAGAACTCGAGGTCCAAAGAAGTTACGATCGAAAAACCGGATATCGTTATTTCGCCGGAAGGAACGTACACCGGGTGTTTTGCGAGGCAAACTGTGAAATCGAATGAATCATCGCCGCGCCTTACGAACGACAAACAGGAATCTTGCGTCAGGCAAAACGATCAAACGGAATGTAACCTGAAACGAATACCCATCGAAAAAATCAGATACGTGGGCAGTGCGAGTCCGTGCTCTTTATCGGACGCCTCGGAATATATTAACGATAACAAGTGCTCGTACAAGGTTAATAATAGTTTGAATTCCAAGTCGACGGAGAAGTCCAACGATCACTCGATCGGTCACTCGAGGACCAAGTTGGAGAACAAGTTCAAAATGTCGGACGCGAACTCTGTTGGCTCGTATTTAAGGCAAATCGGTAAATCCATGAACGCCGCCGAAAAGGAGAACAAGATCGACGGTCAGAACGACGGCGAAACGAAGAAGGGGAGCGGCGACGCCTCGAAGACTTCGACGGGTTCTTACTTGAGAAGGACAAAGATTTCTCCCACAAAAGAGATGCCAAAGAATGCATTTTCTGCGCAGAAAAACAGTCAATCCGAAGCTGGTACTTCGTTGCAATCAAAAGTAACTGTAAGTTCAGGAGAAATCGACGAAGATGATCGTACGAACGACAGGGTATCGAGACAGGATAGCAACGTCTCGGACATTGGTAGTATTTTATCCAGGCAGGGGAGTCTCACAGTATTAGACTGCATAGCGAAACACAAGGACAAACTGTACAAAGACTATTCGCCTTACAACACGTTGAGGAACGAGGATCTCCACAGGGACAATAGTTGTCGAAAAAATACTGGACTCTGTTACGCGGATAGCCTCTATTCGAACTCGAGCCTCTCCAAAAACGACGATCTCCTCATTTACAATACGCAAAATGACACTCGCGTCGATAACAAAAAAGACTGCACCGCGTCCATCCAAGATTGCACGAAACTGGAGTCGAATGATTCCCAGAAGCCTGCAATCGACACGAAATCAATGTACGATAACAAGTTGCCTAACTCGTTGACCGAATACAGTGAATGTTACAAAAACGATTTATGCAGGCAGGACAGCTTTGGTTCTGATAGCGCAGTGGGTACCATGAAGAGTGACTTTTTCGCGGATTTGGACTTCGTTCAATTAAGAGACGGTAGGCATACGCCGGACCTGTGCCATACTCCTGAACGGTGTTGCACACCTAACCGTGCAACCTCGCCGATCGAGAGCACAGCTTTGTGA
- the LOC143343662 gene encoding synaptogenesis protein syg-1, whose protein sequence is MKFVHLRAILALLAMVTAIIGEQRFAETPALYQEVSSGDDVQLRCRVQDKRGQCIWQKDRKPVGMHPDKYEWASGRGSDCTLLIRRASLDFDDGHWECQVTSGDFTRQDALTSLPSRLLVRVKPRKPRLEYGGTILTTALTLREGQEVTISCVSRYGNPPALIKWYIGGDEVEPLREQTNATEVDSPKTWAAHSLLRVRGQRETHGLPIRCITMHPSGIVPTSTETRLDVHYSPEVRLETKPRLLVAALEDSASFMSLKCFADANPSGTIKWFKDSAPITVTSNVVSLMLNRTQQNTTQTGSELRFEPVKRNDAGLYSCKAVNVIGESAPANYRLDVQYGPSLKENSTSNDTAQKFEETTLLSSSLEPFECVNFEANPPAQYKWMHLRGGVTEAIENRLQNKDGGKRLRLENVMWSDEGEYRCVAFNVINGVRREMPSEARYVLHVTGPPEIQVRPSSGGKGFYESLGWTGESEHILKSRFCSRPPPKLVAWQWGSSHIRAGESIHPKYEAVPLEHIKENEMITNCYWAKLVIKDLQKEDARMYTLLVESEKGRDSTNVKLLIRDPTEMRVIVAGAVVGLLFLLVLIFFTVYSVLRFKSRRYRREAEKGGIAADALYGNTTTTDRQKTMNSSEDKSYTRKSSSEGGLAVTYDYDQITKQVRAISPEAMKLRNAPAVLQPPTIV, encoded by the exons ATGAAGTTCGTTCATCTTCGAGCCATCTTGGCCCTGCTGGCGATGGTGACCGCGATTATTGGCGAGCAAAGGTTCGCTGAAACTCCGGCGTTGTACCAGGAAGTCTCATCCGGCGATGACGTGCAGTTACGGTGCAGGGTGCAGGACAAGCGTGGCCAGTGCATCTGGCAGAAAGACCGGAAGCCGGTGGGCATGCATCCGGACAAATACGAGTGGGCCAGCGGACGGGGCAGCGATTGCACCCTCCTTATCAGAAGGGCCTCCCTCGACTTCGACGACGGCCATTGGGAGTGTCAAGTCACTTCTGGCGATTTTACGCGACAGGATGCCCTCACCTCCTTGCCCTCGCGTCTACTGGTCAGag TGAAACCCCGGAAGCCGCGGCTGGAGTACGGGGGAACCATTTTAACCACTGCCCTAACTTTAAGGGAGGGTCAGGAAGTCACCATTTCCTGCGTATCAAGATATGGAAATCCACCGGCGCTCATAAAGTG GTACATAGGCGGAGACGAGGTGGAGCCTCTGAGGGAGCAGACGAACGCGACAGAAGTGGACAGCCCAAAGACGTGGGCTGCCCACAGTCTTCTACGTGTCCGTGGACAAAGGGAAACACATGGTCTGCCAATTCGATGCATCACGATGCATCCATCCGGCATCGTTCCTACTTCTACAGAAACACGACTGGATGTGCATT ATTCACCGGAGGTGCGGCTCGAGACGAAACCGCGGCTGCTGGTGGCGGCCCTCGAGGATTCGGCGAGCTTTATGAGCCTGAAATGCTTCGCGGACGCCAATCCCAGCGGAACGATCAAGTGGTTCAAGGATTCAGCTCCCATCACTGTGACGAGCAACGTCGTTTCGTTGATGCTAAACAGAACGCAGCAGAACACCACACAGACGGGATCCGAGCTGAGATTTGAGCCGGTCAAGAGAAACGACGCCGGTCTCTATTCTTGCAAGGCGGTCAACGTTATCGGTGAAAGCGCCCCGGCTAACTACAGACTGGACGTACAAT ATGGTCCCAGCCTCAAGGAAAACAGCACCAGCAACGACACAGCGCAGAAGTTCGAGGAAACGACTCTGTTAAGCTCAAGTTTGGAGCCTTTTGAATGCGTCAACTTCGAGGCGAACCCACCAGCTCAGTACAAATGGATGCATCTTCGCGGTGGCGTGACAGAAGCCATAGAGAATCGCCTCCAGAACAAGGATGGTGGCAAACGCTTGCGTTTGGAGAACGTCATGTGGTCTGATGAGGGGGAATACCGATGCGTGGCTTTCAACGTGATCAACGGGGTGAGGAGGGAAATGCCAAGCGAGGCTCGTTATGTACTCCATGTGACAGGACCACCCGAGATACAGGTCAGACCTTCTTCCGGTGGAAAGGGTTTCTACGAGTCACTGGGTTGGACTGGAGAATCTGAGCATATTCTAAAGTCGCGGTTCTGCTCAAGACCACCTCCTAAACTAGTTGCTTGGCAATGGGGAAGCTCTCACATTAGGGCTG GTGAGAGCATTCATCCAAAGTATGAGGCTGTGCCATTAGAGCACATCAAGGAGAACGAGATGATAACGAACTGCTATTGGGCGAAACTGGTGATCAAGGACCTGCAGAAAGAAGATGCACGGATGTACACGCTACTGGTGGAGAGTGAGAAGGGAAGGGATTCGACAAACGTTAAACTACTCATCCGAGACCCAACGGAAATGAGAGTAATAGTGGCAGGTGCTGTCGTGGGTCTGCTGTTTCTCTTGGTTCTGATATTCTTTACTGTGTACTCGGTGCTCAGGTTCAAGAGTCGACGGTACCGTAGAGAAGCAGAAAAGGGCGGCATCGCGGCGGACGCGTTGTACGGCAACACGACGACCACCGACAGACAAAAGACCATGAACTCCTCCGAGGACAAAAGTTATACCAGGAAGAGCAGCTCGGAGGGTGGGCTGGCCGTCACGTACGACTATGACCAGATCACCAAGCAGGTGCGCGCCATAAGTCCAGAAGCTATGAAACTCAGAAACGCGCCAGCTGTTCTACAACCACCTACCATTGTGTGA